In Janthinobacterium sp. J1-1, a single genomic region encodes these proteins:
- a CDS encoding YDG domain-containing protein produces the protein MTGSLSSPANVVMGGLVGKNGGIISNSYNSATVTAPGTSAFIGGLVSQNFANSKIISSYNSGAVTSTLNSAGGLANYNLGSITDSFNLGAVTAKIGAGGITANNRSKATISNSYSTGAITANGQAGGLVGYNFSTAQINNSYATGTVTNPGIAVSGGIATGGLVGDNRGAIANSYATGAVNGNLAVGGVVGTMSMAGTLTNVYSSGAVALVNGGMGTVGGVVGTMSGTSSVNSGYFNATLNPAQMTGVGLNNSSNSQPITSVIGLSSAQMQVASNFANFAFTTDTGVAGNNWVMVNTDGTLNGAGNATGATGSMLASEYSTDIRSSHQLQLMAMNLAGNYTLKQDINAASTGTTGDVWNGATFVPLGASTATPFTGTLNGAGHVISGLVINRPGTNVAGLFGATSGTAIVRDIGLEGGSITGKDATGALVGSNLGLVSGSYSTASVTGGSQVGGLVGLNGIEGGTPGIVTNSYASGAVTGTGVIGGLVGENSGTLTNNYASGTVTGGSSAGGLAGSNSSTATVTGNFWDSTTSGQLNSATGAGLSTAQMKLLSTYSGAAWDLAGAWIVYDSYTYPLLRAFMTPLQVTFAANASKTYDGTNVWTAPGVSSSNAYGYAALQGTLNYGAAGNAVNAGTYAITASGLYSGQRGYAITANSTTLTIDKRALTLTGLAGVSKQYDGLTSVTLTGGTLLGLVGSEVVTVGASSGSYANANAGSGKAITVVPGTLGDGNGLASNYSLAAPTGVTGAITTKLLTWSGLTAANKVYDGTKAATITGGSLNGMVGSETVTWVPSGLFSDSNAANGKTVTVSTVLGDGSNGGLAAWRPTTGSPIRSRRPTSRKKC, from the coding sequence GTGACCGGTTCGCTCAGCAGCCCGGCCAACGTGGTAATGGGCGGCCTGGTCGGGAAAAACGGCGGCATCATCAGCAACAGCTACAACAGCGCGACGGTGACCGCGCCGGGCACGAGCGCCTTTATCGGTGGACTGGTCAGCCAAAACTTCGCTAACAGCAAGATCATCAGCAGCTATAACAGCGGCGCGGTGACCTCGACTCTCAATAGTGCCGGCGGCCTGGCCAACTACAACCTGGGCAGCATCACCGACAGTTTTAACCTCGGCGCGGTGACCGCCAAAATCGGCGCCGGCGGCATTACCGCCAACAACCGCAGCAAGGCCACCATCAGCAACAGCTACAGCACCGGCGCCATCACGGCCAACGGGCAAGCCGGCGGCCTGGTCGGCTACAACTTTTCGACGGCGCAGATCAACAACAGCTACGCCACCGGAACCGTGACCAATCCCGGCATCGCCGTCTCAGGCGGCATCGCCACCGGTGGGCTGGTCGGCGACAACCGTGGAGCCATTGCCAACAGTTATGCCACCGGCGCGGTGAACGGCAACCTTGCGGTGGGCGGCGTGGTGGGCACGATGTCCATGGCGGGCACGTTGACGAATGTCTATTCGTCCGGCGCCGTGGCCTTGGTCAACGGCGGCATGGGTACGGTGGGCGGCGTGGTCGGCACCATGAGCGGAACCAGTTCGGTCAACAGCGGGTATTTCAATGCGACGCTGAACCCGGCGCAGATGACGGGCGTCGGCTTGAACAACAGCAGCAACAGCCAACCCATCACCTCGGTCATCGGCCTGAGCTCGGCGCAAATGCAAGTGGCCTCGAATTTCGCCAACTTCGCTTTCACGACCGACACTGGCGTGGCGGGCAACAACTGGGTGATGGTCAATACCGACGGTACGCTCAATGGCGCAGGCAACGCGACCGGCGCCACCGGGTCGATGCTGGCGTCCGAATACAGCACCGATATCCGCTCGTCGCACCAGTTGCAACTGATGGCGATGAATCTGGCCGGCAACTACACGCTGAAGCAGGATATCAACGCCGCCAGCACCGGCACCACTGGCGATGTGTGGAATGGCGCCACCTTTGTTCCGCTCGGCGCCAGCACGGCGACGCCGTTCACCGGCACCCTGAACGGTGCCGGTCATGTCATTTCCGGCCTGGTGATCAACCGTCCCGGCACGAATGTCGCCGGCCTGTTCGGCGCCACATCGGGCACCGCGATTGTGCGCGATATCGGCCTCGAAGGCGGCAGCATCACCGGCAAGGATGCCACCGGCGCCCTGGTCGGCAGCAACCTGGGTCTCGTCAGCGGCAGCTACAGCACCGCCAGCGTGACAGGCGGCAGCCAGGTCGGCGGCCTGGTCGGCTTGAACGGCATCGAAGGTGGCACGCCTGGCATCGTCACCAACAGCTACGCCAGCGGCGCCGTCACCGGCACCGGCGTCATCGGCGGCCTGGTCGGCGAGAATAGCGGCACGCTGACCAACAACTATGCCAGCGGCACCGTCACCGGCGGCAGCTCGGCGGGCGGCCTGGCCGGCAGCAATAGCAGCACCGCCACCGTCACTGGCAATTTCTGGGATAGCACGACCAGCGGCCAGTTGAACAGCGCGACCGGCGCCGGCTTGAGCACCGCGCAAATGAAATTGCTGTCCACCTATAGCGGCGCGGCATGGGACCTGGCCGGCGCGTGGATCGTCTATGACAGCTATACCTACCCCTTGCTGCGCGCCTTCATGACGCCGTTGCAGGTGACGTTTGCCGCCAACGCCAGCAAGACCTATGACGGTACCAATGTCTGGACGGCGCCGGGCGTCAGCAGTTCGAACGCCTACGGCTATGCGGCGCTGCAGGGCACACTGAACTATGGCGCGGCGGGCAATGCCGTCAACGCCGGCACCTATGCCATCACGGCCAGCGGCCTGTATTCGGGCCAGCGCGGGTATGCGATCACTGCGAACAGCACGACCTTGACCATCGACAAGCGGGCCTTGACCTTGACCGGCCTGGCCGGGGTCAGCAAGCAATACGATGGCTTGACCTCGGTCACGTTGACGGGCGGTACCTTGCTCGGTCTGGTCGGCAGCGAAGTGGTGACCGTCGGCGCGTCGAGCGGCAGCTACGCCAATGCGAACGCCGGCAGCGGCAAGGCGATCACGGTGGTGCCAGGCACGCTGGGCGACGGCAATGGCCTGGCCAGCAATTATTCGCTCGCCGCGCCGACCGGCGTCACGGGCGCGATCACGACCAAGCTCCTGACCTGGAGCGGCTTGACCGCGGCCAATAAAGTCTATGACGGCACCAAAGCGGCCACCATCACCGGCGGCTCCTTGAACGGCATGGTCGGCAGCGAAACGGTGACCTGGGTCCCCAGCGGCCTGTTTTCCGACAGCAACGCCGCCAATGGCAAGACCGTCACTGTCAGCACCGTCCTGGGCGACGGCAGCAATGGCGGCCTGGCGGCCTGGCGGCCAACTACAGGATCTCCAATACGGTCGCGCCGGCCAACGTCACGAAAAAAGTGTTGA